A window from Gossypium raimondii isolate GPD5lz chromosome 7, ASM2569854v1, whole genome shotgun sequence encodes these proteins:
- the LOC105771757 gene encoding LOB domain-containing protein 29, whose translation MTGSGSPCGACKFLRRKCVRGCVFAPYFSHEQGATHFAAIHKVFGASNVSKLLAHLPVTDRCEAAVTISYEAQARLQDPVYGCVSHIFALQQQVAKLEAQLASLTEQASQSIANGSVTSNPNDGKLPCSQLQDVQSWFHPDNSSMAPNFNPSSYGEHGFSNPNSSGIYYENSIVSSGEDHISFTTFVEAPHSMSSSLDMQTNNRQWSFQDVDDLQSMAFRYAQNSR comes from the exons ATGACAGGTTCTGGTTCCCCTTGTGGTGCCTGCAAGTTTTTGAGAAGAAAATGTGTTAGAGGGTGTGTTTTTGCACCTTATTTCTCACATGAACAAGGTGCAACCCATTTTGCAGCCATCCACAAGGTTTTTGGTGCAAGCAATGTGTCAAAGCTGCTTGCTCACCTCCCTGTTACTGACCGCTGTGAAGCTGCTGTCACAATCTCATACGAAGCTCAAGCTAGGCTTCAGGACCCCGTTTATGGCTGTGTTTCTCATATCTTTGCTCTCCAGCAGcag GTTGCTAAACTAGAAGCACAACTTGCTTCTCTTACGGAGCAAGCATCTCAAAGCATTGCAAATGGCTCGGTTACATCAAACCCTAATGATGGAAAGCTTCCTTGTTCTCAGCTCCAAGATGTTCAAAGTTGGTTTCACCCTGATAATTCAAGCATGGCACCAAATTTTAACCCGAGTTCATACGGTGAACATGGGTTCTCGAATCCCAACTCTTCAGGGATCTATTATGAGAATTCAATCGTCTCATCAGGAGAAGATCATATCTCGTTTACTACTTTTGTAGAGGCTCCTCATTCAATGTCTTCGTCCCTTGACATGCAAACAAATAACAGACAATGGAGTTTCCAGGATGTTGATGACCTTCAATCGATGGCCTTCAGGTATGCTCAAAATTCCAGATGA